One segment of Syngnathus scovelli strain Florida chromosome 6, RoL_Ssco_1.2, whole genome shotgun sequence DNA contains the following:
- the LOC125970455 gene encoding uncharacterized protein, with translation MTMQAAFFPFLLIAAHVSIAVDCKLRSKDPEELQLKQSSGTPSSRTHNYILPSAGSMRKRFLGHFLVVHPVKTHKRNYVSIFDLRRKRFVCMDLEGELYSFKQKKFIGTNQRVVTSSQNGCQLLLSHPKSSGLSSISPKRLLARLVSRQRRSEEVNPSDPLRSESQPSHSINDHKELDHRQPEPDQTGAVSKETIPSSDDDPLKVLHANGPVSPVKTNIEDRAEQE, from the exons ATGACCATGCAAGCGGCTTTCTTCCCATTCCTTTTGATTGCCGCCCATGTGTCCATAGCCGTGGATTGTAAGCTCAGGTCAAAGGACCCGGAGGAGCTACAGCTCAAGCAGAGCTCAGGTACGCCATCCAGTAGGACACATAACTACATTCTTCCAAGTGCCGGATCCATGAGGAAACGTTTTCTTGGCCACTTTCTGG TTGTTCATCCAGTAAAGACACACAAGCGCAACTACGTGTCCATATTTGACCTGAGAAGAAAGCGTTTTGTGTGCATGGACTTGGAAGGAGAGCTGTACAGCTTT aaacaaaaaaagttcATCGGCACAAACCAGCGTGTTGTGACCTCCTCTCAGAATGGATGTCAGCTTCTACTTTCTCACCCCAAGTCATCAGGGCTGTCCTCCATCTCACCAAAGCGCTTACTGGCCCGCTTAGTGAGTAGACAGAGGAGAAGCGAGGAGGTGAACCCGTCTGACCCGTTAAGGTCTGAGTCGCAGCCCTCTCATTCCATCAATGACCACAAAGAATTGGATCACCGCCAGCCGGAGCCGGACCAGACGGGAGCTGTGTCAAAAGAGACCATCCCTTCCAGTGATGACGACCCCTTAAAAGTCTTGCACGCAAACGGGCCTGTGAGTCCAGTCAAGACCAACATAGAGGACCGAGCGGAACAAGAGTGA